The segment CGGGGGGCGTGACGCCCCCCGGCGGGTGCAGGGCAGCGCCCTGCCGGGGTCTGGGGCAGCGCCCCAGTTCTTCTCCCGCTCCCGCTCCCGTTCCCGCTAGGCCCAGTCCCTGGCCGGCAAGCCCATGAGCGCCCGAAAGCGGTCTTCCGTCGCCTTGAGGTAATCGAGCGCCCCCGGATCGTCTTCCCGGGGAGCGAACACAGCGAAATCCTTGTCGTCGATGGGGCTGTAGGGGCCGGGCTTGATTTCGAACACCGCGGTGTCCGGGGTCAGGGCCAGGATGGTGTGCCAGCCGCCGGCCGGCATGTCCACGGCGTAGACGCCGGTGTCGCGGTCGAGGATGCCGCAGTCCTCGCGGCCGAAGGAGCCGTCGTCGCGGAAGCAGATAAAGCCCATTTTGCCGGTCAGCAGCACGAAGGCCTCGTCCTTGGGCGGATCGAGGTGGCGATGGGGCCGCACGTAGGTGCCGGGCGCCAGCGCGTTGATCATGCGGTGCAGGGGGGCCGCGTCGCGGGTGTGGAAGCAGTGGATTTCACGCCGCCGGGGGTTGGCGGCGGCGTCGCGGCATTTTTGGGCCACGAGCGCCGCATCCGCCAGGACGAACCGGGCCGGTTCGGCCACGGTGGCCAGGGGCGAGATGCGGCGCAGGGACAAGGAGGGACCGGAATCAGCCATGCAGCGGGATGCCGGCGGCGATCAGGCGATGGTAGGCGGCGACGACCTGGCCGGACAGGCACATGTCGCGCAGCAGGAAGGCGACGATGATGAGCCAGTAGCCCCAGCAGCAGACTTTCTTCTCGAAGCCCTCGGTCTGGCCGCGCTGGATGTTGAAGAAAGCGAAACTCAGCAGGGCCAGGGGCAGCATGACCCACCAGCGGATGGTGGTGGCCTCGATGAACATGAAGATCACGAACAGCAGACCCAGTCCCACGGCGGCCCAGGTCAGGGGGGAAAACGAGCCGCAGGCGCAGCAGCATTGTTTCTGATCGGACATGGCGCACTCCTTTGACGGTTTTTCGAACCTATAGCCAGGGCGGCGGGGACTGTCCAGGAGCGGCGGGCCGATCAAACGAGGCGGGCGTAGGCGGCGGCCAGGGCAGCGGCCACGGCGGCGGGCGAGAACCGCCCGGCCACGGCTTCGCGGCCGCCCCGCCCCAGGCGCTGGCGCAAGGCGTCGTCGGCCAGCAGGCGGGAAAGAGCCAAGGCCAGGGCCGGGGCGTCGCCCGGGGGCACGGTGAGGCCCGTGCGGCCGTCCGCGTTGACCCAGGGCACGCCGGAACCGGGGATGGCCGTGGACACGACCGGCTTGCCGAAGGCCATGGCCTCGAGCTGCACGATGCCGAACATCTCGGCCCGGGTGACGGACGGCAGGCAGAAGACGTCGCAGGCGGCCAGCCAGGCCGCAAGCGCGGCGTCGGGGATGCGGCCGGGAAGCAAGACCCGCTCGCCGAGCCCGGACGCGGCGATGCGCGCCGCAAGGGCCTCGCGCATCGGCCCGCCGCCGCCGATGACGGCCACGGCGTTTTCGGGAAGCCGCGCCGCCGCGTCGACGAGGACGTCGAACCCCTTGTAGGGCACCAGCCGGCCCAGGGTGAAAATCAGCGACCGGCCGCCGCATCGGTTGCGGATGGCGGCCACGGCGGCGGGGTCGACGCTCTCGGGGCGGGCCATGGCCGTGTCCACGCAAAACGGGACCACCGCTCCCTTGCCGGCGAAAAGCCCGGCCCGGTTGGAGGCTTCCAGGTGCACCGGGCTCGGGGCCACGACCAGTTCGGCCCGGCGGCACAGCCAGGCCTCCAGCGGGGACAGGCCGGCGGCCAGGGCGCCCTTGCCGATGATGTCGCTGTGCCAGGTCAGCGCGATTTTCGCCCTGGGCCGGGCCAGGAAGGTCGCCAGGGCGGCCAGAGGATTGGGCCAATGGATGTGAAGCACGTCGAACCGGGGGGCCAGGCGGCAAAAATCCCGCACATAGGCGATCGAAAGGGGCTGGGAGGCGATGGTGGCGGCAACCGGCGCCCGGTGGATGGGGCACAGGGCGCCGGCGTCGTCATAGGGGCCGGCCCCGGCGAAACACAGGACCTCGACGGCGGCGCCGGCGGTCAGGAGGTGTTCCACGGCTTGCCGGGTCGCCGTTTCCACGCCGCCGGGATCGGGCGGATAGAACTTGCCGACCTGCAGGACCTTCATGGCGCGGGCACGAGGCTGTCCAGGGCGGCCGTGACCGTACGGCGCAGGTTCTCCACCCGGCGCAGGGTGAACTCGTTGAGCGGGTCCCCGGCCAGGTCCTTGACCAGCCACAGGGCCCCGAGCACCCGGCCGTCCTTGCCCAGCAGCGGCAGTTCGAGCTTCATGACCGCCGGCGAGCATAAAAGCTCCCGGTCCATCTCCGATCCGCCGTCGCGGCGCCAGCGGTGAGCCGCCGGGGCGGCCTCGCCAGGCGGGTCCGGCCGCAGCCGGCAGGTGGCCGCGCCGGCGCCGGACAGGACCATCTCGGCCATGTCGAAGCGCAGGTGTTCCAGGGCCTCGGTGACGCGCAGCCACAGCGTGTCCACGTCGGCGGCCTGGGAGATCTCGATCTGGTGATTGAGGAAGGTGCGCCGCTCCCGGGCCAGGCCGGTGTCGTCGGAGACGTCGCGCAGCCAGCCGAGGATCTTGTCCACGGCGAAATAGCTGAAATATCCGGCCTTGCGCACGAGCAGCACGAGCGCCGCGCCCACGGCCACAAGGAACAGGCCGGCCGGGGCGTTGCGCAGGTTGACCAGCACCAGGGCGGACAGGGCCAGGAAGATGGTGATGCCGTAGAGGAAAAGGACCACCTGGCGCTGGGACCAGCCGCGGCTCAAAAGCTTGTGGTGCACGTGGCGCTTGTCGGGCTCGAACATGTCCCGGCCGCGCAGGAAACGCCGCAGGGGCGCGGTGATGGTGTCGAGCAGCGGCACGCCCAGCGCGATGACCGGCATGAGCAGCGTGGCCCCGACCTGGCTTTTGACCGAGCCGGACACCGACAGCGCCGCCAGCATGTAGCCCAGGAAGTAGCTGCCGCCGTCGCCCAGAAACAGGCTGGCCGGGTTGAAGTTGTAGCGCAAAAACCCGAGCGTCGCCCCGGCCATGACCGCGAACAGCGCCGCCGTGTGGGCCTCGCCGCGCATGGCCGCCAGCACCGCCTGCACGGCCGTGGCGAAAAAGACCACCCCGGCCGCCAGCCCGTCCAGGCCGTCGATGAGGTTGATGGCGTTTATAAGCAGCACGAACCAGAAGACGGTGACGGCATAGGACAGGATGTCGAAATGGATGATGAAATCGCCGGGCAACGCAAAGGAGGCGATGCGCGCCCCGCCGTAGCAGGCAACGCAGGCGGCCACGATCTGGCCGACGAGCTTGAGCTTGGACGGCAGGGTCCATTTGTCGTCGGCGAAACCCACGGCGAAGATGAGGCAGGCCCCGGCGTACACGAAGCGCATGCTGTGGCCGTAGAGGATGGCCGTCACCGGCCGGGGCAGCAGCCAGGCCGCCAGGGCCAGGCAGGCGAAAAAAGTGACGAACAGGGCCAGGCCGCCGCTTCGGGGCATGGGCGTGGTGTGCACGGTGCGGGCCTGCGGCATGGCCAGGATGCGAAGGCGCCGCCCCAGCCAGCCCGACACGGGCGTCAGGACCAGGGACAGGACCAGGGCGATCGCAAAAAGGATGAGGATGGCGGTCATGGCTCACTTTCGCCGCGCGCGCCCGTCAGCGGCCGTCGCCGGAAACGCTCTCGCCGCCGGCCAGCTTCCAGCCGAGCATGCCCCAGGTCAGGTTGGAGGCGTCATAGCCCTTGGCGGCCAGCTTTTTCGCCACGAAGGGCGAGCGGTGGCCGGTCATGCACACGACCACCACCGCCCGCTTGGGATCGAGCCCCAGGGCGGCCGCGTCGGCGGCCATGGCATCGGGCCGGTTGACGGCGCCGGGGATGTGGAACAGGGCGTATTCGGCCGGGGTGCGCACGTCGAGGAGTTGCGGTTTGGCCGTTCCCTCGCGCAGGCGCCGCAGCCGCCAGGGCGGCGTCTGGCGCAGCCCGGCGGCCAGCCAGCCCAGGTCCCAGGCCACGAAGAAAAGCAGAACGAACAGGACGAGCGCCTTCATGGCCCTCCCCTAGCACGCGCCCAAAAACACCGCCAGCAGCGCGCCGACGCAAAGCAGCACGGCGATGACGCCGTTTAAGGTGAAAAAAGCCATGTTTATGCGCGACAAGTCGTTTTCGCCGATAAGCCTGTGCTCGATGAGGAGCACGCCCGAACAGACCGCCCAAAACAAGGAGTAGATCCAGGACAGCCCGGCGGCATAGCCGGCCAAAAGAAAGAACGCCGCCGCATCGACATGGGAAAAGGCGGCCAGGCGCAGGGCGCAGCCCACGCCGAACCGGGCCGGCATGGACCGCAAGCCGTGTTCCCGGTCGAAGTCCACGTCCTGGCAGGCGTAGAGGATGTCGAAACCGGCCGTCCAGCAGGTCACGCCGCAGCCGAAAAGGAGGGCCGGCAGGGCGAATTCCGGCTTGACCGCCAGCCAGCCGGCCACCGGCGCCAGCCCCAGCACCGAGCCCAGGCAGAAATGGCACAGCCAGGTGAAGCGCTTGGTCAGGCTGTAAAAAGCGCCCCAGGCCAGGGCCACCGGCGCCAGGGCCAGGCACAGGCTGTTGAGCCCGGCGCAGGCGGCCACGAAAACCACGGCGCAGCCGGCGGTAAAAAGCCAGGCGGCGCGCGGGCCCACTTCGCCCGTGACCAGCTCGCGCCCTTGGGTGCGCGGGTTGACCCGGTCGTAGGGCAAGTCGGCCAGGCGGTTGACGGCCATGGCGAAGGAGCGCATGGCCACCATGGCCAGGGTCAGCAGCACGAAGGCCCGCCAGCCCGGCCAGCCCCGGGCGGCCACGAAAAGGCCGATGTAGGCGAACGGCAGGGCGAACACGGAATGTTCGATCTTCACCAGCCTGGCCAGGGCAGCGAGCATAGCGCCTCCGTCGGGAAAAGGCCGCTACGGGGCGGCGCTTAGACGTTAAACAGGAAATGCACCACGTCGCCGTCGGCCATGACGTAGTCCTTGCCTTCCTGGCGCAGGACGCCGGCGCAGCGGCATTTGGCCTCGCTTTGGTGCCTGACGTAGTCGTCGTAGGCGATGACCTCGGCCCGGATGAAGCCGCGTTCGATGTCGGAGTGGATCTGGCCGGCGGCGGCCGGGGCTTTCGTGCCGGCCGTGATGGTCCAGGCGCGCACTTCCTTGGGGCCGGCCGTGAAAAAGCTGATGAGCCCGAGGCTGTGGTAGGCCAGGCGGGCCACCCGGTCCAGGCCGGATTCGGTCAGGCCGTAGGAGGCCAGAAACTCCTGGCGCTCGTCGTCGGCCAGGCTCGCCAGCTCCTCTTCCATGCGGGCGCACACCACCACCACCTCGGCGCCGCGGGCCGCGGCGATGGCCCGAATCCTGTCCACCAGCGGCGAGGCGCCGGCCGGGTCGTCCTCGCCCACGTTGGCGCAGTAGATGACGCGCTTGGCCGATAGGGGCCGGATCTCGTCAAAAAGGGCGAGCATGCCCGGGCTGTCGATCCCCTCGACGGTGGAGGCCGGGGCGCCGGTCATGAGGTGGTCCAGGAGCTTTCTGCCGGCGGCGGCCTTGTCCAGGACCTCCTTGTCCTTGCTGCCCTTGGTCTGCTTGACCAGGCGGTCGAGGCGCGATTCCAGGACCTGCGCGTCGGCCAGGATGAGTTCGGTCTCGATGACGTCGATGTCCCGGGCCGGGTCCACCGTGCCGGACACGTGGACCACGTCGTCGTCCGTAAAGGCCCGGGCGACGTGGATGATGACCTCGGTCTCGCGGATGTGGGCCAGAAACTTGTTGCCCAGGCCGTCGCCCTTGCTGGCCCCGGCCACGAGGCCGGCGATGTCGGTGAAGCGGACCGTGGCCGGCACGATTTGCGCCGGGTCGACCAGGGCGGCCAGGGCGTCCAGGCGGGCGTCGGGCACGGGCACGATGGCCACGTTGGGTTCGATGGTGCAGAAGGGGTAGTTGGCGGCCTGGGCGTTTTGGGCCTTGGTCAGGGCGTTGAACAGGGTGGATTTGCCGACGTTGGGCAGACCCACGATGCCGACGGAAAGGGCCATGGGGCGATCGTCCTTTTCCGGCGGCGCATCCGCCGGAGGGGTTGGGCATGGAAGCCGGGGCGCGGGGGCGCCCCGGCCGGGTTACTTGAGCTCCCGCGTGCGCAGGATGGTCTTTTCCAGAAAATGGATGAGCTCGTAGTCCGAGGCCAGGCGGCTTAGGGCCTTGGACACGGTCATGCTGAGCAGCTTGTCGAATTCGGGCTCCACGCCCTCGGCCGGCAGCTTCCAGACGGTTTCGCCCTCGTAGCGCTTGGTCAGGGTCTGGCCGTTGTTGTCGGCCACGACCGTGACCACGGCCACGGCCTTGGCGGCCAGTTGGGTGCCTTCCTGGCTCGGCTTGTAGGCCAGTTCCGTCAGCTTCACGGTCAGCGTGCGCACCACGGATTGCGAGGCCGCGGCCGGCTTGAAGCCCTTGTCGCGCAGGCCCGTTTCCACGGCCGCGCGCATGGCCGGCGCGGGATCGCAGGCCGTGGACAGCTTGCCGGCGAACGACGAGGCCGGGTTGCACAGCCCCACTTCGGCGCTGGGCCGGGCGTCCGCGACCGCCACCGAGACCTCGACGCCCCGGCCCAGGGTTTCCTTTTCCACGACCACGGACGGGGTGACCGTGGCCTGCTGGCCGGCGCAACCGGCCAGCGCGACGAAAACG is part of the Solidesulfovibrio sp. genome and harbors:
- the ychF gene encoding redox-regulated ATPase YchF, whose amino-acid sequence is MALSVGIVGLPNVGKSTLFNALTKAQNAQAANYPFCTIEPNVAIVPVPDARLDALAALVDPAQIVPATVRFTDIAGLVAGASKGDGLGNKFLAHIRETEVIIHVARAFTDDDVVHVSGTVDPARDIDVIETELILADAQVLESRLDRLVKQTKGSKDKEVLDKAAAGRKLLDHLMTGAPASTVEGIDSPGMLALFDEIRPLSAKRVIYCANVGEDDPAGASPLVDRIRAIAAARGAEVVVVCARMEEELASLADDERQEFLASYGLTESGLDRVARLAYHSLGLISFFTAGPKEVRAWTITAGTKAPAAAGQIHSDIERGFIRAEVIAYDDYVRHQSEAKCRCAGVLRQEGKDYVMADGDVVHFLFNV
- a CDS encoding WbuC family cupin fold metalloprotein — encoded protein: MADSGPSLSLRRISPLATVAEPARFVLADAALVAQKCRDAAANPRRREIHCFHTRDAAPLHRMINALAPGTYVRPHRHLDPPKDEAFVLLTGKMGFICFRDDGSFGREDCGILDRDTGVYAVDMPAGGWHTILALTPDTAVFEIKPGPYSPIDDKDFAVFAPREDDPGALDYLKATEDRFRALMGLPARDWA
- a CDS encoding MraY family glycosyltransferase → MTAILILFAIALVLSLVLTPVSGWLGRRLRILAMPQARTVHTTPMPRSGGLALFVTFFACLALAAWLLPRPVTAILYGHSMRFVYAGACLIFAVGFADDKWTLPSKLKLVGQIVAACVACYGGARIASFALPGDFIIHFDILSYAVTVFWFVLLINAINLIDGLDGLAAGVVFFATAVQAVLAAMRGEAHTAALFAVMAGATLGFLRYNFNPASLFLGDGGSYFLGYMLAALSVSGSVKSQVGATLLMPVIALGVPLLDTITAPLRRFLRGRDMFEPDKRHVHHKLLSRGWSQRQVVLFLYGITIFLALSALVLVNLRNAPAGLFLVAVGAALVLLVRKAGYFSYFAVDKILGWLRDVSDDTGLARERRTFLNHQIEISQAADVDTLWLRVTEALEHLRFDMAEMVLSGAGAATCRLRPDPPGEAAPAAHRWRRDGGSEMDRELLCSPAVMKLELPLLGKDGRVLGALWLVKDLAGDPLNEFTLRRVENLRRTVTAALDSLVPAP
- a CDS encoding glycosyltransferase → MKVLQVGKFYPPDPGGVETATRQAVEHLLTAGAAVEVLCFAGAGPYDDAGALCPIHRAPVAATIASQPLSIAYVRDFCRLAPRFDVLHIHWPNPLAALATFLARPRAKIALTWHSDIIGKGALAAGLSPLEAWLCRRAELVVAPSPVHLEASNRAGLFAGKGAVVPFCVDTAMARPESVDPAAVAAIRNRCGGRSLIFTLGRLVPYKGFDVLVDAAARLPENAVAVIGGGGPMREALAARIAASGLGERVLLPGRIPDAALAAWLAACDVFCLPSVTRAEMFGIVQLEAMAFGKPVVSTAIPGSGVPWVNADGRTGLTVPPGDAPALALALSRLLADDALRQRLGRGGREAVAGRFSPAAVAAALAAAYARLV
- a CDS encoding UbiA-like polyprenyltransferase, translating into MLAALARLVKIEHSVFALPFAYIGLFVAARGWPGWRAFVLLTLAMVAMRSFAMAVNRLADLPYDRVNPRTQGRELVTGEVGPRAAWLFTAGCAVVFVAACAGLNSLCLALAPVALAWGAFYSLTKRFTWLCHFCLGSVLGLAPVAGWLAVKPEFALPALLFGCGVTCWTAGFDILYACQDVDFDREHGLRSMPARFGVGCALRLAAFSHVDAAAFFLLAGYAAGLSWIYSLFWAVCSGVLLIEHRLIGENDLSRINMAFFTLNGVIAVLLCVGALLAVFLGAC
- a CDS encoding rhodanese-like domain-containing protein, whose product is MKALVLFVLLFFVAWDLGWLAAGLRQTPPWRLRRLREGTAKPQLLDVRTPAEYALFHIPGAVNRPDAMAADAAALGLDPKRAVVVVCMTGHRSPFVAKKLAAKGYDASNLTWGMLGWKLAGGESVSGDGR
- a CDS encoding YajG family lipoprotein, with product MKHPSTSRGRRLRASALFAALAACVVFVALAGCAGQQATVTPSVVVEKETLGRGVEVSVAVADARPSAEVGLCNPASSFAGKLSTACDPAPAMRAAVETGLRDKGFKPAAASQSVVRTLTVKLTELAYKPSQEGTQLAAKAVAVVTVVADNNGQTLTKRYEGETVWKLPAEGVEPEFDKLLSMTVSKALSRLASDYELIHFLEKTILRTRELK